One segment of Solanum stenotomum isolate F172 chromosome 1, ASM1918654v1, whole genome shotgun sequence DNA contains the following:
- the LOC125862468 gene encoding E3 ubiquitin-protein ligase MBR2-like: MQRNRSILDSFPETIDLNQGSVSSNASGDPTSSWDSLRNSMEGRLSNSMLSSARESLRRADGISYNTQNCSARDQGESSSSANLHGIGHASHLRIGHAWPSSSSNHVLTNSNSEERRFGPSNVLHPDSSTSGYGGNHLIGSPTILPNLASAHSPANANLSGIYNNGDTRLVMRPSVSSTVYTSSSRWEAERPAPGVSYNAGTSSGRSSYRPGFTDISGSPMGWGLSYKRKVLEGSSGQSCGRSLSSNAQPENIRPHNFPSQHGASSSLNISPASASVQNRIGTRVTASDIIPPLSASGVAETSARNSGSGQNLENHDTVTFGLLPTRTNLGHSSVGSTLVTPQPISVSNYLGSRQPISQSMNAGNSRSHSGLMYVSGVPSGLHPVPQNVSPNSRGGSSSSLNVVSPDSEDEANFWSSIRSNRVPLPFVPALESGNMVQNSTNWSLATSNGSYSRNMPSSSALSRGPSMQTSTTARTPYQNLATSSTHSSSEISPRTLLPPVESESGSQRGNFPLLSSAASPVEEAEISLRSSSRGSSSRRNHRNHLISSLMTNFPSNEVDGSRGLASDIEGRHRLIRQVLHSMRRGENRRSEDYMMLDSFLNGAAEIHDTHRGMRLDVDNMSYEELLALEERIGNVNTGLSERTILERMKQRKHDSIYGGSSSPCCICREEYTSGDYMGILDCGHEFHSSCIKQWLMLKNVCPICKNTALKI; this comes from the exons ATGCAAAGGAACAGAAGCATACTAGATTCCTTTCCAGAAACTATCGATCTTAATCAGGGATCTGTTTCAAGTAATGCTTCTGGAGATCCGACATCCTCTTGGGATAGCTTGCGAAATTCAATGGAGGGTCGATTATCGAATTCCATGCTTTCTTCTGCTAGAGAAAGTCTTAGACGTGCTGATGGTATTAGTTATAACACACAGAACTGCAGTGCGCGGGATCAAGGCGAGTCGAGCTCCAGTGCCAATTTGCATGGCATTGGACATGCTAGTCATTTGAGAATAGGACATGCTTGGCCGTCTTCATCAAGTAATCATGTGCTGACTAATTCAAATTCAGAAGAGAGGCGATTTGGACCATCCAATGTCCTCCATCCTGACAGTTCAACAAGTGGTTATGGTGGAAATCATTTGATTGGCAGCCCTACTATTTTACCAAATCTGGCTTCAGCTCACAGTCCTGCAAATGCTAACTTAAGTGGCATATACAACAATGGTGACACTCGGCTGGTTATGAGACCAAGTGTATCTTCAACTGTCTACACTTCTAGCAGCAGATGGGAAGCGGAGCGTCCTGCTCCTGGTGTCTCTTACAATGCTGGTACTTCTTCAGGTAGATCTAGTTATCGACCTGGGTTCACTGATATATCAGGTTCTCCCATGGGTTGGGGTTTATCCTACAAGCGCAAGGTCCTTGAAGGCAGTTCTGGGCAGTCTTGTGGTAGAAGTTTGAGCTCCAATGCACAACCTGAGAACATTAGACCACACAATTTTCCAAGTCAACATGGTGCTTCCAGCAGCTTAAACATATCACCAGCCTCTGCAAGCGTGCAGAATAGGATTGGTACAAGAGTGACTGCCTCTGACATAATTCCTCCTCTTAGTGCTAGTGGAGTTGCGGAAACCTCTGCCAGAAATTCTGGGAGTGGACAAAATCTTGAGAATCATGATACAGTTACATTTGGTTTACTGCCAACTAGGACCAATTTAGGGCATTCTAGTGTTGGTTCTACTCTTGTGACTCCTCAACCTATTTCAGTATCTAATTATTTGGGATCCAGACAACCAATTTCACAGTCAATGAATGCAGGTAACTCAAGAAGCCATTCTGGCCTAATGTACGTTTCTGGTGTTCCAAGTGGTTTGCATCCAGTTCCCCAGAATGTATCTCCTAATTCACGAGGTGGTAGTTCATCAAGTCTAAATGTGGTTTCTCCTGATAGTGAGGATGAAGCTAACTTCTGGAGCTCAATAAGAAGTAATAGGGTACCTCTTCCTTTTGTTCCTGCTCTTGAGTCTGGAAATATGGTACAGAATTCAACTAATTGGAGTTTAGCTACTTCAAATGGAAGCTATTCCAGAAACATGCCTTCTAGTTCTGCACTCAGCCGTGGGCCAAGTATGCAAACTTCTACTACTGCAAGGACACCTTATCAGAACTTAGCAACCAGTAGTACTCATAGTTCTTCAGAAATTTCTCCTAGGACTCTCCTACCTCCTGTTGAGTCCGAGTCTGGAAGTCAGAGAGGTAATTTTCCCCTGCTATCATCAGCTGCTTCTCCTGTGGAGGAGGCAGAGATATCATTGCGATCTAGTAGCCGGGGATCTAGTAGCCGACGTAATCATCGAAACCACCTAATATCATCTTTAATGACCAATTTTCCAAGTAATGAAGTGGATGGATCGCGTGGTTTAGCTTCTGATATCGAGGGTCGCCACAGACTG ATTCGTCAAGTCCTACATTCCATGCGGAGGGGCGAGAACAGGCGATCTGAG GATTATATGATGCTTGATTCATTTCTCAACGGCGCTGCAGAAATTCATGATACACATAGAGGCATGAGGCTCGATGTTGATAACATGTCGTATGAG GAATTATTGGCATTGGAAGAACGTATAGGAAATGTGAACACCGGATTGAGTGAAAGAACCATTTTAGAACGTATGAAACAGCGAAAGCATGATTCAATATATGGAGGGTCATCGTCGCCTTGCTGTATCTGTCGG GAGGAATACACAAGTGGAGATTACATGGGCATATTGGATTGTGGACATGAATTCCATAGTAGTTGCATAAAGCAGTGGTTAATGCTGAAGAATGTGTGTCCTATTTGTAAGAATACAGCCTTGAAAATATGA
- the LOC125862475 gene encoding E3 ubiquitin-protein ligase MBR2-like, whose product MQGNRSILDSFPETIDPNQGSVSSNASGDPTAPWNKFLNPVEDRLSNSMLSPARENCRRNGISYTTHNCSLRDQGESSSSANFHGIGHCSHLKIGHDWPSSSSNHVLTNPKSEEMRFGPSNVLHPESSTSGYAGSHLIGSPPILPNLASAHRPANANLSGIYNNGDTRLVMRPSVFPTVYTSSSRWEVERPASGVFYNAGTSSGSSSYWARSPDISDSSMGTRGISCKRKVLEGSSGQSCGRSSSSNTQPVNITPHNFPSQYDASSNLNISSASASVQNTYHLENLYPRNRVGTRGGASGVAETSARNSGSGRNLGTDLGHSSVGSTLETPRPISVSNYLGSRQPISQPMNACNSGSHSGVMHISGVPSGLHPVPWNISSNSRGGSSSSSNVVSADRYAALQDDDNFRSSIRNNGEPLPFVPVPETENIVQDTTNWSLATSNGSYSRNTPSSSALSRGLSMQTFPTAWTPYQNLASSSTRYSSEISPWTLLPPVESESGSQRGHYPLLSSAASPVEAAEISLRSSSRGSSSRRNHRNQLISSLMADFPSNDVDGWRGLASDIEGRHRMVREIRQVLHAMRRGENRRSEDYMMLDPFVNNVAELHDRHRGMRLDVDNMSYEELLALEEHIGNVNTGLSEEIILGRMKQRKHEPVYGGSSSNTEPCCICREEYTSGDYMGILDCGHEFHSSCIKQWLMLKNVCPICKMTALKK is encoded by the exons ATGCAAGGGAACAGAAGCATACTAGATTCCTTTCCAGAAACTATCGATCCTAATCAGGGATCTGTCTCAAGTAATGCTTCTGGAGATCCGACAGCCCCTTGGAATAAATTTCTAAATCCAGTGGAGGATCGATTATCGAATTCCATGCTTTCTCCTGCTAGAGAAAATTGTAGACGTAATGGTATTAGTTATACAACACATAACTGCAGTTTGCGGGATCAAGGTGAGTCGAGCTCCAGTGCCAATTTTCATGGCATTGGACATTGTAGTCATTTGAAAATAGGACATGATTGGCCTTCTTCATCAAGTAATCATGTCCTGACTAATCCAAAGTCAGAAGAAATGCGATTTGGACCATCCAATGTCCTCCATCCTGAAAGTTCAACAAGTGGATATGCTGGAAGTCATCTGATTGGAAGCCCTCCAATTTTACCAAATCTTGCCTCAGCTCACAGGCCTGCAAATGCTAACTTAAGTGGCATATACAATAATGGTGACACTCGGCTCGTTATGAGACCAAGTGTATTTCCAACTGTCTACACTTCTAGCAGCAGATGGGAAGTGGAGCGTCCTGCTTCTGGTGTCTTTTACAATGCTGGTACTTCTTCAGGTAGTTCTAGTTATTGGGCCAGGTCCCCTGATATATCAGATTCTTCCATGGGTACTCGGGGTATATCCTGCAAGCGCAAGGTCCTTGAAGGCAGTTCTGGGCAGTCTTGTGGTAGAAGTTCAAGCTCCAATACACAACCTGTGAACATTACACCGCACAATTTTCCCAGTCAGTATGATGCTTCCAGCAACTTAAACATATCATCAGCCTCTGCAAGTGTGCAGAATACTTATCACTTGGAAAACCTTTATCCAAGAAATAGGGTTGGTACAAGAGGGGGTGCTAGTGGAGTTGCAGAAACCTCTGCCAGAAATTCTGGTAGTGGACGGAATCTTGGGACAGATTTAGGGCATTCTAGTGTTGGCTCTACTCTTGAAACTCCTCGACCTATTTCAGTATCTAATTATTTGGGCTCCAGACAACCAATTTCACAGCCAATGAATGCATGTAACTCAGGAAGCCATTCTGGCGTAATGCACATTTCTGGTGTTCCAAGTGGTTTGCATCCAGTTCCTTGGAATATATCTTCTAATTCACGAGGTGGTAGTTCATCAAGTTCAAATGTGGTTTCTGCTGATAGATATGCTGCATTACAAGATGATGATAACTTCCGGAGCTCAATAAGAAATAATGGGGAACCTCTTCCATTTGTTCCTGTTCCTGAGACTGAAAATATTGTACAGGATACCACTAATTGGAGTTTAGCTACTTCAAATGGAAGCTATTCCAGAAATACGCCTTCTAGTTCTGCACTCAGCCGTGGGCTAAGTATGCAAACTTTTCCTACTGCATGGACACCTTATCAAAACTTAGCAAGCAGTAGTACTCGTTATTCTTCTGAAATTTCTCCTTGGACTCTCCTCCCACCTGTTGAGTCCGAGTCTGGAAGTCAGAGAGGTCATTATCCGCTGCTATCTTCAGCTGCTTCTCCTGTGGAGGCGGCAGAGATATCATTGCGATCTAGTAGCCGGGGATCTAGTAGCCGTCGTAATCATCGAAACCAACTTATATCATCTTTGATGGCCGATTTCCCAAGTAATGATGTGGATGGATGGCGTGGTTTAGCTTCTGATATCGAGGGCCGCCACAGAATGGTACGGGAG ATTCGTCAAGTCCTGCATGCCATGCGGAGGGGCGAGAACAGGCGATCTGAG GATTATATGATGCTTGATCCATTCGTCAACAATGTCGCGGAGTTGCATGATAGACATAGAGGCATGAGGCTCGACGTTGATAACATGTCGTACGAG GAATTATTGGCATTGGAAGAACATATAGGAAATGTGAACACCGGATTGAGTGAAGAAATCATTTTGGGACGTATGAAACAGCGAAAGCATGAGCCAGTATATGGAGGGTCATCGTCAAATACGGAGCCTTGCTGTATATGTCGG GAGGAATACACAAGTGGAGATTACATGGGCATATTGGATTGTGGACATGAATTCCATAGCAGTTGCATAAAGCAGTGGCTAATGCTGAAGAATGTGTGTCCTATTTGTAAGATGACTgccttaaaaaaatga